The following are encoded in a window of Amphiprion ocellaris isolate individual 3 ecotype Okinawa unplaced genomic scaffold, ASM2253959v1 Aocel_unscaffolded312, whole genome shotgun sequence genomic DNA:
- the LOC129348513 gene encoding small vasohibin-binding protein-like — MEPACRKDKPKLNSTPTRGDRAKQKSAQQELKQRQRAEIYALNKVMTELEQQQFEPFVNRMQSQGE; from the exons ATGGAGCCTGCCTGCCGTAAGGACAAACCAAAGCTGAACTCGACGCCGACCAGAGGAGACCGAGCCAAACAGAAATCTGCACAGCAAGAGCTCAAACAGCGACAGAGAGCCGAG ATCTACGCCTTGAACAAGGTGAtgacagagttggagcagcagcagtttgagcCTTTTGTAAACAGAATGCAGTCGCAAGGAGAATGA
- the LOC129348511 gene encoding F-box only protein 2-like produces MTRNLLRNPSGEEQLEFWELTENGGSQWKVEEMPGDCGHDFCIEGVAKYFATSFELCLKRQVIDLLAEGFTSDQLDAQPAVNVEDWYCARTDCGCTYELTVSLLDENQEVLQEFKPDPVTLDPDSDDCSWKQVSHTFSDYGPGMRFISFEHGGQDANFWDGWFGVRVTGSSVTVEV; encoded by the exons AGCAGCTGGAATTCTGGGAGCTGACGGAGAACGGCGGCAGCCAGTGGAAGGTGGAGGAAATGCCGGGAGACTGTGGTCACGACTTCTGCATTGAAGGAGTGGCTAAATACTTTGCAACCTCCTTTGa GTTGTGTCTGAAGAGGCAGGTGATCGACCTGTTAGCAGAGGGTTTCACCTCTGACCAGCTGGATGCTCAGCCTGCTGTCAACGTGGAGGACTG GTATTGCGCCAGGACAGACTGCGGCTGCACCTACGAGCTGACTGTGAGTCTGCTGGACGAGAACCAGGAAGTCTTACAGGAGTTCAAACCTGACCCGGTGACCCTGGACCCCGACAGTGACGACTGTTCGTGGAAACAG GTCAGCCATACTTTCTCTGACTACGGCCCTGGAATGCGTTTCATCTCCTTTGAACACGGAGGACAAGATGCCAACTTCTGGGATGGGTGGTTTGGAGTCCGAGTGACCGGGAGCTCTGTTACTGTCGAGGTCTGA